From the genome of Tsukamurella pulmonis:
CTCGATACCCCGCGGACGCCGGCGGCGTGATCGGCCGAGGCCGGCGAAGGGCGTCGACGGACGTAGGGAGCACGGGTGCGCCCGGGGAGACTTGAACTCCCACACCCTGAGGTACTGGAACCTAAATCCAGCGCGTCTGCCAATTCCGCCACGGGCGCGTGCGGCAGCGAGATCCTGCTGCGGCGCAGGTCACGATACCGGCATTCGGACACCGGCGGGTTGACGGGTACCGTCGAGGACGTGAAACGTCGTCGCCATCGTCCCGCGCTGATCGCGTTCGTCGTGATCGCCGCCGCGGCGTTCCTGGCGCTCGGCTGGTGGCAGTGGGGGCGCTTCGAGTCGAGTGCCGGATCGGCGCGCAACCTCGGCTACGCCCTGCAGTGGCCGCTCTTCGCCGTCGCGGCCGTCTGGGGATATCGCCGGTTCGTGCAGCTCGAGGACGAGGCGCAGCTGCAGGACGAGCTCGCCGCGCAGGAGATGGCCGCGGACCCGCAGGCCCGGGCCGCGGAGACTCCGGCCCCCGAGGTCTCGGCCGCGCGGGCGGTCGCCGCACCGCCGCGCCCCGCGACGAAGACGGCCACCAAGCTCACCGCGATCCCGGAGGGATTCCTGCCGAGCCGGGCCGGGGCGGCACCGTCGGCCCCGGAGCCGGCGCCGGACGACCCTGCGCACGACGAGTACAACCGCCTCCTCGCCGAACTGGCGGGGAGTGAGCACCCCGAGGAGACGAAGTGACCGACGCACCAGCGAAGAGCGCCGAGCAGCTCGCGGCCAAGCGACGCGAGCAGGTGCGGGGCGCACTCAAGCGCTACCGCTTCATGGCGACGCTCACAGGCGTCATCCTGCTCGTCTTCTGCGCGGAGATGGTCTACAAGTACCTCCTCGCGCCGGCCTTCGACTGGGAGAGCCCGGAATGGCTCTTCTACTTCGGCGCCGTCCACGGCTGGTGCTACTTCATCTACCTGCTCGTCACCGTCGACCTCGGATCCAAGGTCCGGTGGCCGGCGAAGCGATTCGCTCTCACGCTGCTCGCCGGAACCATCCCCTTCGCCTCGTTCTACTTCGAGAAGAAGAACTCGGACGAGATCCGCGCGCAGTTCGACCTCTGACGCCGCAACGAGAACGCCGCCCGCTCCCCGAAGGGAGCGGGCGGCGTTCGTCGTAGGGGAGCGGGTCAGGCGTAGATCTCGGCCACGTCGTCGGCGTACTTGTCCATCACCACGTTGCGCTTGACCTTGAGGGTCGGGGTGAGCTCGCCGCCCTCGATGGTGAAGTCGGTGGTGAGCACGCTCCACTTCTTCACCTGCTCGGCCTTGGAGACCAGCGCGTTCGCCGTCGCCACGGCAGAGGCGATCTCGGCGAGCAGCGTCTCGTTCGCGGCGGCTTCCTCCAGCGTCATCTCCGCGGGCAGGCCGTGGGCCGAGAGCCACCCGGGCAGGGCCTCCTGGTCGAGGGTGATCAGCGCGCCGACGAACGGCTGCTTGTCGCCGACGAGCATGGCCTGCGAGACCAGCGGATGCTGGCGCAGCGCGTCCTCGGTCTGCGCGGGCGCGACGTTCTTGCCCGCCGCGGTCACCAGGATCTCCTTCTTGCGCCCGGTGATGGAGAGGTAACCGTCGGCGTCGAGGGTGCCGAGGTCGCCGGTGTGGAACCAGCCGTCGCGCAGGGCCTCGGCGTTCGCCTCGGGCAGACCCCAGTAGCCGCCGAAGACGACCGGTCCGCGCAACAGGATCTCGCCGTCCTCGGCGATCGCGACCTCGTTGCCCGGGACGGGCCGCCCGACGGTGCCGACCCGCTGCTCGGTCGGGGTGTTGCAGGTGATCGCGGCGCTGGTCTCGGAGAGGCCGTAGCCCTCGTAGACCGTGACGCCGGCACCGCGGAAGAAGTGGCCCAGGCGCGCGCCGAGCGGGGCGCCGCCCGAGACGGCGCAGTTGCAGTTCCCGCCGAGCGCCTCGCGCAGCTTGGAGTAGACCAGCTTGTCGAAGAGGGCGTGCTTGAGCTTGAGCACGAGGCCGGCGCCGCCGCTGTCGCGGGCCTTGCTGAACTCGATCGCGGTCTCGACGGCGGCGTTGAAGATCTTGCCCTTGCCGCCCTCCTCGGCCTTGGCGCTCATGGTGTTGTAGACCTTCTCGAACACGCGCGGCACGCTGAGGATGTAGGTCGGCTTGAGCTCGCCGAACAGCCCGGTGAGGTTCGACAGGTCGGCCGTGTGCGCGACGCGGATCGAGTGCTGCACCGCGGCGACCGAGATCGCGCGCGCGAAGATGTGGGCCAGCGGCAGGAACATCACCGTGCTGGCGTTCGTGCCCGCCATCTTGTCCAGGCCCTCGTGGATGGCGTCGTACTCGCTGAGCAGGTTGTCGTGCGTGAGCACGACGCCCTTCGGCTTACCAGTGGTGCCGGAGGTGTAGACCAGGGTCGCCTCGGCCGCGGCCTGCACGCCCGTCGCACGGGCCAGGTAGTCCTCGTCCGAGACGCCGGCACCGTCGGCCACCAGGGCGTCGACGAGGCCCTCGTCGATGACCCACACCTGCGCCGCCGACGGCACGCCGTCGGCGATCCGGTCGGCGGTGGCGCGCGTATCGGTGATGAGCGCGATCGAGGCGGAATCGGTGAGGATGTGCTCGACCTGCGCGGCCGAGTTCGACTCGTAGACCGCCACCGTGGAGCCGCCGACGGACCAGTTCGCGTAGTCGAGCAGCGCCCAGTCGTACCGGGTGGGGCTCATGATCGCGATGCGGGTGCCCGGCTGGACCCCGCGTGCCATCAGGCCCTTGCCGACGGCGGTGATCTGTTCGTTGAACTGCGCGGCGGTCACGGGTGACCAGCCGGAACCCGAGGGGCGCAGGAACAGTTCCGTCGACGGTGACGAGGCCGCCAGGTCGCGGACCCGGGTGGTCAGATTGTCGGACGGTGCGTGGGTCCGGGTCGGTTCCGTGGACTCGATGCGCAAGTTCATCTCCTCGTGCAGATAGGTGAATGCCCACAACCTATCGGAGGATGTCCGAATCCGATAGTGTTTCGCGTGCGCGGCGGATACCGCATATGCTGGGGAAACAATGTCTGATGAATTCGGTGCTGAGCGCACCGCCCCCGCCGCCGTCGTCGATGACGCGCAGGCTGATGAACCCGTGACCTTCCTCGACCTCGGAATCGATGAGCGCGTGCTGCGTGCTCTCGCCGAGGTCGGGTACGAGAGCCCGTCGCCGATCCAGGCCGCGACCATCCCGCCACTGCTCTCCGGCAGCGACGTCGTCGGCCTCGCGCAGACCGGTACCGGCAAGACCGCCGCGTTCGCCGTGCCGGTGCTCTCCAAGATCGACGGCGACAGCCGTAAGCCGCAGGCGCTGGTGCTCGCGCCCACGCGCGAGCTGGCCCTGCAGGTCTCCGAGGCCTTCGGCAAGTACGCCGTCCACATGCCCAACATCACGGTGCTGCCGATCTACGGCGGCCAGAGCTACGGCGTGCAGCTGAGCGGCCTGCGCCGCGGCGCGCAGATCATCGTGGGCACGCCCGGCCGCGTGATCGATCACCTCGCCAAGGGCACCCTCGACCTGTCGAACCTCGAGTTCCTGGTGCTGGACGAGGCCGACGAGATGCTGACCATGGGCTTCCAGGAGGACGTCGAGCGGATCCTCGCCGACACTCCGGAGTTCAAGCAGGTCGCGCTGTTCTCGGCCACGATGCCGCCGGCGATCCGCAAGATCTCCAAGAAGTACCTGCACGACCCGGTCGAGGTCACCGTCAAGGCCAAGACCGCGACGGCCTCGAACATCACGCAGCGCTACCTGCAGGTCGCGCACCAGCGCAAGCTCGACGCGCTCACCCGCCTCCTCGAGGTGGAGGAGTTCGACGGGATGATCATCTTCGTCCGGACGAAGTCGGCCACCGAGGAGCTCGCCGAGAAGTTGCGGGCGCGCGGGCACGCCGCCGCCGCGATCAACGGCGACATCGTGCAGGCGCAGCGCGAGCGCACGATCGGCCAGCTCAAGGACGGCAAGATCGACATCCTCGTCGCGACCGACGTCGCGGCCCGCGGCCTCGACGTCGAGCGGATCAGCCACGTCGTGAACTACGACATCCCGCACGACACCGAGTCCTACGTGCACCGCATCGGCCGTACGGGCCGCGCCGGACGCAAGGGCGACGCGCTGCTCTTCGTGACCCCGCGCGAACGGCACCTGCTGCGCGCCATCGAGAAGGCCACTCGCCAGCCGCTGACCGAGATCGGCCTGCCGTCGGTCGAGGACGTCAACGCGCACCGCGTGGAGAAGTTCGGCGAGTCGATCACCGAGAACCTCTCCAACGACCACCTGCAGATGTTCCGCCGCCTCATCGAGGACTACGTGGGCGCCAACGACGTCCCGCTGGTCGACGTGGCCGCGGCGCTGGCGCTGCAGTCGCGCGACGGCGCGTCGTTCCTGCTCAAGCCGGATCCGCCGGAGCGTGAGCGCAATGCCCGCGACCGCAAGGACCGGGATTTCGGCGACCGCGATGCGCGCCCCGGTCGCGGCCGGGACCGGGATCGGGACCGCGAACCGTCGACGCACCGCAAGACGGGCCGGCCGATGGTGCCGTACCGGATCGCGGTCGGCAAGCGCCAGCACGCGACCCCGTCGCAGATCGTGGGAGCGATCGCCAACGAGGGCGGGCTGCGGCGCAGCGACTTCGGGCACATCAGCATCCGTCCGGACCACAGCATCGTCGAGCTGCCGGACGATCTGGACCGCGACGTCTTCGACGCGTTGGAGCGGACCCGCATCTCGGGCCAGCTGATCAACCTCGAGCGGGATCCCGGCGCACCCTCGGGCCGGCCCGCCTCGGGCAAGCAGCGGTTCCGGGCGGGGCGCAAGCGCTGACGACGCGGTCGGCGTTTGCTCACAGATGTATTAACCTTTAGTCAAGGTGTAGCTCGAACCGGGCGCGCCGACCGTCGGCTGCGGCCGACCCGAGAGACTCGAGGAGCGCATGACCGCCGCTGGTGACCAGGCCGACGGCCCGGGTGGCCGTCGGGATCGCGTCGTCCGCCTGCTCCAGTACCTGGACGAGCTGATCCGATCGCGATCCGTCGTGGCGCGCGATCTCGACGATCACCTCGCGGTGCTGCCGCTGACCGGCGAGGGCGCGCTCACCGACACCTGGGACGCCGATGCCAAGCCCGGCGCGACCATCTTCACGGTGCCGCGCGACGAGGCCCCGGACTCGCCGCACTCCCGGCTGCTGCGCGTCTTCGACGAGCTGGCCGATCACCCCGAGTCGGTCGAACTGGTGCTGGCCTCGGGCCTGCTGACGGCGCGCGACGGCGACACCGCGATCCGGGCGCACCTGCTCACCCAGCCGGTGCTGCTCGAGCGCGATCGGCGCGGCAAGCGGCTCACCGTGGTCCTGCCGCGCGACTCGGTGCCCCGCGTCGAGGACTCGCTGCTGCTCGCCGGCCTCCCGTCGTTCGATCTGTCCGGCTCGGCGGAGCTGCAGAAGCAGCTGCGCGAGAACGCCCGCACCGTGCTCGACCCCGCGTGCCAGGAGTTCACCGCCGAGTGGCTCGGCGCCGCCACGAAGGACGGTGCAGCGCACATCGAGTTCGCGCCGGCGCTCCTGCTGCGCACCCGTGGCTCCGCGCCGCTGCTCGGCTTCTACGACGCCATGAAGGCCGACGTCGCCGATCCCGAGCGCGACGTGCCGATCGGGCTGGCGCAGCTCGTCGAGGCCGTGAGCTCCGACGAGCGCATCCGGCAACTGGCCGCGGACGGCGCGATGAGCCCGCTCGACCTGCTCGACGAGGCCTACTACGTGCTGCCCTCCAACGTCGAGCAGCGCGACATCCTCGCGCACATGGGCGCCGACTCGGGCGTCGTCGTCGAGGGGCCGCCCGGAACCGGCAAGACGCACACCATCGCGAACCTGCTCGCCGCGCTGCTCGCGAAGGGGCAGCGGGTGCTCGTGGTCTCCGAGAAGGCGCAGGCGCTCGCGGTGCTCGAGGACAAGCTGCCCCCGGATGTTCGCCAACTCGTGGTCTCGGTCACCGATGTCACCAAGGACGGCTCCGCATCGCTCGCGGCGTCCGTCACCGAGATCGCCACGCGCAAGTCCACCTACTCCGAGGCGCTGGCCGACGCCGAGCTGCGCGACCTGCGCGCCAAGCGGGATCGCGCGATCGAGCGGCGCGAGGAGCTCGTCCGTGAGGTGTGGCAACTCCGCACCGCCGAGAGCGAGGATTCCGACTGGCTCGCCTCCGCGTACTCCGGCAAGCCCGCGGAGATCGTCGCGCAGGTCCGACGGGACGCCGACAAGTACTCGTGGCTGCCCGGTCCCGTCGAGGGCGCGGTGCCTCCGCTCGACACCCGCGAGTTCGACCGGCTCGTGGCGCTGCTGCGCCGCAACGACGAGCTGTTCTCGCGTCGCCTCGCGCACAACCTGCCCGACCTGTCCGAGATCCCCGACGCGGACGAGCTCGAGACGCTCTGCGCGACGCTCGCCGACTCGCCGCTGGCGGGCGGCGCCGAGAGCGGTGCCCTGGCGCACGTCCTCGGCGGCGTGGACGCCGACCGGCTGACGGTGATCCGGGCGCGCGCCGACCTGATCCACGAGCTCGTCGACCGGGTGCGGCGCTACCCGCCGTCCGCGCAGTTGCTGGCCGAGGACATGCTCATCGGCGACCGCGCGCACCTCGCCACCCGTCTGACGGGGCTCGAGGAGCAGATCGCCACGGCCCGCACCGCCGACGACGGGCTCGAGGGCGCCGTGGTCGAACTCAGCGACACCCCGGACGCCAACGACCGGGCCGCGATCGACGACTACGCCCGCCACCTCGCCACCGGCAACGAGCCGCGCAAGCGGTTCCGCAAGCCC
Proteins encoded in this window:
- a CDS encoding AMP-dependent synthetase/ligase, whose amino-acid sequence is MRIESTEPTRTHAPSDNLTTRVRDLAASSPSTELFLRPSGSGWSPVTAAQFNEQITAVGKGLMARGVQPGTRIAIMSPTRYDWALLDYANWSVGGSTVAVYESNSAAQVEHILTDSASIALITDTRATADRIADGVPSAAQVWVIDEGLVDALVADGAGVSDEDYLARATGVQAAAEATLVYTSGTTGKPKGVVLTHDNLLSEYDAIHEGLDKMAGTNASTVMFLPLAHIFARAISVAAVQHSIRVAHTADLSNLTGLFGELKPTYILSVPRVFEKVYNTMSAKAEEGGKGKIFNAAVETAIEFSKARDSGGAGLVLKLKHALFDKLVYSKLREALGGNCNCAVSGGAPLGARLGHFFRGAGVTVYEGYGLSETSAAITCNTPTEQRVGTVGRPVPGNEVAIAEDGEILLRGPVVFGGYWGLPEANAEALRDGWFHTGDLGTLDADGYLSITGRKKEILVTAAGKNVAPAQTEDALRQHPLVSQAMLVGDKQPFVGALITLDQEALPGWLSAHGLPAEMTLEEAAANETLLAEIASAVATANALVSKAEQVKKWSVLTTDFTIEGGELTPTLKVKRNVVMDKYADDVAEIYA
- a CDS encoding DEAD/DEAH box helicase, whose amino-acid sequence is MSDEFGAERTAPAAVVDDAQADEPVTFLDLGIDERVLRALAEVGYESPSPIQAATIPPLLSGSDVVGLAQTGTGKTAAFAVPVLSKIDGDSRKPQALVLAPTRELALQVSEAFGKYAVHMPNITVLPIYGGQSYGVQLSGLRRGAQIIVGTPGRVIDHLAKGTLDLSNLEFLVLDEADEMLTMGFQEDVERILADTPEFKQVALFSATMPPAIRKISKKYLHDPVEVTVKAKTATASNITQRYLQVAHQRKLDALTRLLEVEEFDGMIIFVRTKSATEELAEKLRARGHAAAAINGDIVQAQRERTIGQLKDGKIDILVATDVAARGLDVERISHVVNYDIPHDTESYVHRIGRTGRAGRKGDALLFVTPRERHLLRAIEKATRQPLTEIGLPSVEDVNAHRVEKFGESITENLSNDHLQMFRRLIEDYVGANDVPLVDVAAALALQSRDGASFLLKPDPPERERNARDRKDRDFGDRDARPGRGRDRDRDREPSTHRKTGRPMVPYRIAVGKRQHATPSQIVGAIANEGGLRRSDFGHISIRPDHSIVELPDDLDRDVFDALERTRISGQLINLERDPGAPSGRPASGKQRFRAGRKR
- a CDS encoding DUF3817 domain-containing protein translates to MTDAPAKSAEQLAAKRREQVRGALKRYRFMATLTGVILLVFCAEMVYKYLLAPAFDWESPEWLFYFGAVHGWCYFIYLLVTVDLGSKVRWPAKRFALTLLAGTIPFASFYFEKKNSDEIRAQFDL